One Obesumbacterium proteus DNA window includes the following coding sequences:
- a CDS encoding LysR family transcriptional regulator encodes MSNINEKQILKRVRSIDLNLITVFEAIFSCKSVSLAAKTLNISPSAVSQSLQKIRNHYQDILFIRHGNALQPTLECLKIHEQLAEIMRLVDFSLNSRVDPLKKRKFIIYASQFMATYYLPKLINLLQHQSPNVEIVHHTLTESTHVDELLINRQADLIFDLHPTASHSVISTEFSSETLTLVCSTEHPRLQGKVDITQLYTERFCGLNSAIPYIMRRQVELSRLFKERNFIFSSDSVMAILSIIKSTESIGLVPTSLLNENHCPHIRQIDIDIPIEPVTFYVLYNKHVADSPGFSQLLATIMQLRQGVDKK; translated from the coding sequence ATGAGCAATATTAATGAAAAACAAATCCTCAAACGAGTGCGTAGCATAGATTTGAATTTAATCACTGTTTTTGAAGCTATTTTTAGCTGTAAGAGCGTGAGCTTAGCCGCAAAAACGCTGAACATATCACCTTCTGCGGTTAGCCAATCATTACAAAAAATACGTAATCACTACCAAGATATTCTCTTTATTCGGCATGGGAACGCGCTACAACCTACTCTCGAGTGTTTAAAAATCCATGAGCAACTGGCTGAAATCATGCGTTTAGTTGATTTCTCTTTGAATAGCCGCGTTGATCCACTTAAAAAAAGAAAGTTTATTATTTATGCGTCACAGTTCATGGCGACATACTACCTGCCAAAACTGATTAATTTATTACAACACCAGTCACCTAACGTTGAAATCGTGCACCACACGCTGACTGAAAGTACCCATGTTGACGAGCTGCTAATTAATCGCCAAGCCGATCTTATTTTCGATCTTCACCCTACCGCCAGTCATTCTGTGATTTCTACAGAGTTTTCTTCCGAAACGCTCACATTAGTATGCAGCACAGAACACCCGCGCCTCCAAGGCAAAGTCGATATTACACAGCTATATACCGAGCGTTTTTGTGGCTTAAACTCGGCGATTCCTTACATCATGCGACGCCAAGTTGAGCTTTCACGCTTGTTTAAAGAACGAAATTTTATCTTCTCCAGTGATTCCGTTATGGCTATTTTAAGCATTATCAAAAGCACCGAATCTATTGGCCTTGTCCCTACTTCTTTGTTAAATGAAAACCACTGTCCTCATATCCGCCAGATTGATATCGATATTCCGATCGAGCCCGTCACGTTTTACGTTCTATATAACAAGCATGTTGCTGACTCACCGGGGTTTTCTCAACTTCTGGCTACGATTATGCAGCTACGACAAGGCGTGGATAAGAAATAA
- a CDS encoding DMT family transporter — protein MSPALITYGALAFAIICEVIATSILPHTKEFTRPALTITMALLYAVAFYMLSIATRTMPVGIAYAIWSCLGIVLIAGANYVLFKQTLDLPAMIGLGFIIAGVLIINIFSHSVSH, from the coding sequence ATGTCTCCCGCGTTGATCACCTATGGTGCTTTAGCTTTTGCTATTATTTGCGAAGTCATAGCCACATCTATTCTTCCGCACACCAAAGAATTTACTCGCCCTGCACTCACCATTACCATGGCACTCCTTTATGCGGTTGCATTTTATATGCTATCTATTGCAACGCGTACTATGCCCGTTGGGATTGCTTATGCGATATGGAGCTGCTTGGGGATTGTACTTATTGCGGGCGCAAACTATGTTTTGTTCAAACAAACTCTCGATTTGCCTGCAATGATCGGGCTGGGATTTATTATTGCCGGTGTGCTGATCATTAATATATTTTCTCATTCGGTATCGCACTAA
- a CDS encoding helix-turn-helix domain-containing protein — MSEVIVSELIQWIEGQLQLSEAIKVDAIAAKSGYSKWYLQREFKQKKGLSIAEYVRKRRLHEAATLLCASELPIIDIALKYGFSSQQTFSRVFRAHFETSPAKFRDKRQYPNLEEVMEMNKRD, encoded by the coding sequence ATGTCAGAGGTGATTGTCAGCGAGCTTATTCAGTGGATAGAAGGCCAACTTCAACTGAGTGAGGCTATTAAGGTTGATGCTATTGCAGCGAAAAGCGGCTATTCAAAATGGTATCTACAGCGTGAGTTCAAGCAGAAAAAGGGACTCTCGATTGCGGAATATGTCCGCAAACGTCGTCTGCACGAAGCTGCAACGTTACTATGTGCCAGTGAGCTTCCAATTATTGATATCGCGCTTAAATATGGCTTTAGCTCTCAGCAGACATTTAGCCGTGTGTTCAGGGCTCACTTTGAAACATCACCTGCAAAGTTTCGTGATAAAAGACAATATCCTAACCTTGAAGAGGTGATGGAGATGAATAAACGAGACTAG
- a CDS encoding YfiR family protein encodes MQSKAAVALIFVLSAQSFPVFAVETPVESPQLIAVKEQEVAKVVIGMIRYTRWANSPDPIKLCIVPPARYARLLVEEKIVLPSRHVSTQIVDFSPTKLLEQCDVVYFGDIKPADQELLIQSMQGKSILTIAEDNPECIKGSAFCLRIDNSGIAFDLNLDILARSNVQVNPNVLLLAKKKGN; translated from the coding sequence ATGCAGAGCAAAGCCGCTGTAGCCTTAATTTTTGTTCTATCAGCACAGAGCTTTCCTGTTTTTGCAGTCGAAACGCCTGTAGAATCGCCACAGCTAATTGCTGTTAAAGAACAAGAAGTTGCAAAAGTTGTTATTGGGATGATCCGCTATACTCGTTGGGCCAATTCTCCTGATCCTATCAAGCTTTGTATTGTTCCTCCGGCACGCTATGCACGCTTATTAGTCGAGGAGAAAATTGTGTTACCTAGTCGTCATGTGTCTACGCAGATCGTTGATTTTTCGCCAACGAAATTGCTCGAACAATGCGATGTGGTTTACTTCGGAGATATAAAACCTGCCGATCAAGAATTGCTCATACAAAGTATGCAAGGGAAAAGTATTTTAACCATTGCAGAAGATAATCCCGAGTGTATTAAAGGCAGCGCATTTTGTTTACGCATTGATAATTCAGGGATCGCGTTTGATCTGAACTTAGATATTTTGGCGCGCAGCAATGTACAGGTGAATCCTAACGTGCTGCTTTTGGCGAAGAAAAAGGGTAATTAG
- a CDS encoding diguanylate cyclase domain-containing protein, which produces MNHIFASNANMPKPRPTLRNMFQRIHLMIIAITLLMAGIPLSVLSVFTLKTYAEHNLQLVASTISYTSAAAVVFGDKPAAQEALTLIARKEQIYQARIYDQKKELLASWTSPTRLHMTIDDPIRKWLLPKMVVQPVMSENEVVGYVTLTAGGATMVKFLGNLMLGLLSCLVLTALLSFWLVRRMHTGIVDELQNIAHVARSARENRAFSLRVRPSQIAEINELSRGFNSLLREMELQQADLVNENDQLSYKALHDPLTSLPNRSNFMSMLESMNTAQEQICVMFLDGDGFKAVNDTWGHAAGDYVLTTIAERLRMQIRKNDLVARMGGDEFSILLRHIAHKDDVMQIIDKIVKAMRETIYLPNGEPVFISLSIGFTLSHEQSTPVELLEKADAAMYHSKHSGGGWSFS; this is translated from the coding sequence ATGAATCATATTTTTGCCTCAAACGCCAATATGCCAAAACCGCGGCCAACTTTGCGCAACATGTTTCAGCGTATTCATTTGATGATTATCGCCATTACGCTGCTTATGGCGGGTATACCGCTGTCTGTATTATCCGTGTTTACGCTGAAAACCTATGCGGAGCACAATTTGCAGTTGGTCGCGTCAACGATAAGCTACACCAGCGCAGCGGCAGTGGTATTTGGTGATAAACCCGCGGCTCAGGAAGCTCTCACGCTGATTGCACGAAAAGAACAGATTTACCAGGCACGCATTTACGATCAAAAGAAAGAGCTGCTAGCCAGTTGGACTTCGCCGACCCGTTTACACATGACCATTGATGATCCTATTCGCAAATGGCTACTGCCAAAAATGGTCGTGCAGCCGGTGATGAGCGAAAACGAGGTCGTAGGTTATGTAACGCTGACCGCTGGTGGCGCGACAATGGTTAAGTTCCTCGGAAACTTAATGCTCGGGCTGCTGAGCTGTTTGGTGCTTACCGCGTTGCTATCATTTTGGCTGGTGCGCCGGATGCACACCGGAATTGTTGACGAATTGCAAAATATTGCCCATGTCGCTCGCTCGGCACGAGAAAATAGAGCGTTTTCTTTGCGCGTGAGGCCGTCACAAATCGCTGAGATTAACGAGCTCAGTCGAGGCTTCAACAGTTTGTTGCGAGAAATGGAACTACAGCAAGCAGATTTGGTGAATGAAAACGATCAGCTTTCATATAAAGCACTGCACGATCCGCTAACCTCATTACCTAACCGTTCAAACTTTATGAGCATGCTGGAAAGCATGAATACGGCGCAGGAACAAATATGTGTGATGTTCCTTGATGGGGATGGTTTTAAAGCAGTGAATGATACGTGGGGGCATGCTGCTGGCGACTATGTGTTGACCACTATTGCTGAGCGTCTGCGAATGCAAATTCGCAAGAATGATTTAGTTGCTCGTATGGGCGGAGATGAGTTTTCAATCTTATTGCGTCACATTGCGCATAAGGATGATGTTATGCAAATCATCGACAAAATTGTTAAAGCCATGCGGGAAACAATCTATTTGCCTAACGGTGAGCCAGTATTTATTTCATTGAGTATTGGCTTCACACTTTCACATGAACAGAGCACACCGGTTGAATTATTAGAGAAGGCAGATGCCGCGATGTATCACAGCAAACATAGCGGCGGTGGTTGGAGTTTCTCATAA
- a CDS encoding OmpA family protein → MFLAMFFLAGCQHKGGLTAEQIAVLKEQGFQQTEEGWMFGLSEKVLFGNNKSNLTPDSVETVKKMGKTLAQINIMHARLSGYTDNYGDESYNQQLSLKRANTVADALSQGGIPRMNLTTRGMGESNPIASNNTKQGRSENRRVAIVIESP, encoded by the coding sequence ATGTTTTTAGCCATGTTTTTTTTGGCCGGCTGTCAGCATAAAGGCGGGCTTACCGCTGAACAAATTGCGGTACTAAAAGAGCAAGGCTTCCAACAAACGGAAGAAGGGTGGATGTTTGGACTGTCAGAGAAAGTTCTTTTCGGCAATAACAAGTCCAATTTAACACCTGATAGCGTTGAAACAGTGAAAAAAATGGGCAAAACACTCGCTCAGATTAATATTATGCATGCGCGTCTGAGTGGCTATACGGATAATTACGGCGATGAAAGTTATAACCAACAACTGTCGTTGAAAAGAGCCAATACCGTGGCAGATGCACTTTCTCAGGGCGGGATCCCACGAATGAATCTGACAACTCGTGGAATGGGGGAAAGTAACCCAATTGCCAGTAATAATACTAAGCAGGGCCGCTCCGAAAATAGACGCGTTGCCATCGTCATTGAGTCGCCATAA
- the proP gene encoding glycine betaine/L-proline transporter ProP — translation MRLRRKQAKPLHINDITIIDDEKLKKAITAAALGNAMEWFDFGVYGFVAYALGQVFFPGADPGIQMIAALATFSVPFLIRPLGGVFFGALGDKFGRQKVLSVTIIIMAVSTFCIGLIPSYASIGIWAPILLLLAKLAQGFSVGGEYSGAAIFVAEYSPDRKRGFMGSWLDFGSIAGFVLGAGVVVLISSIVGEQDFLDWGWRIPFFIAAPLGLIGLYLRHALEETPAFQQHVDKMEKDDRNAIQNPPKTSFRQIVSQHWKSLLTCVGVVISTNVTYYMLLTYMPSYLSHNLHYSEDHGVLIIIAIMIGMLFVQPVMGLMSDRFGRKPFIIFGSVGLLLLAIPCFKLINSDVIGLIFLGLLILAVLLNAFTGVMASTLPAMFPTHIRYSALAISFNISVLVAGLTPTIAAWLVETTNNLYMPAYYLMVVALIGLATGIFMKETANKPLRGATPAASDRAEAKELLQETYDNIEQKVEDINEQIGELERQKQRLIDQHPKLD, via the coding sequence ATGAGATTAAGAAGAAAGCAGGCAAAGCCGCTACACATTAACGACATTACAATTATTGATGATGAGAAATTAAAAAAAGCCATTACCGCTGCTGCACTGGGTAATGCGATGGAATGGTTTGATTTTGGTGTATATGGATTTGTGGCCTATGCACTTGGACAGGTATTTTTCCCCGGCGCAGATCCTGGCATTCAGATGATCGCTGCCCTAGCAACATTCTCCGTTCCGTTTTTAATTCGTCCTCTCGGTGGTGTTTTCTTTGGCGCATTGGGCGATAAGTTTGGCCGCCAAAAAGTTCTGTCCGTAACAATTATTATCATGGCCGTCAGTACATTCTGTATTGGTTTAATCCCTTCCTATGCCTCTATCGGCATTTGGGCTCCAATCCTGCTGCTGTTAGCCAAATTAGCGCAGGGCTTTTCTGTCGGTGGTGAATATTCTGGCGCGGCAATTTTTGTGGCCGAATATTCTCCAGATAGAAAACGTGGGTTTATGGGAAGCTGGTTGGATTTTGGTTCGATAGCTGGCTTTGTGCTTGGCGCAGGCGTTGTCGTACTTATTTCTAGCATTGTAGGGGAGCAGGACTTCCTGGATTGGGGATGGCGTATTCCATTCTTCATTGCAGCTCCGCTGGGCTTAATCGGTCTTTATCTGCGCCATGCGTTGGAAGAAACTCCGGCATTCCAACAGCATGTTGATAAAATGGAAAAAGACGATCGCAACGCGATTCAAAACCCACCTAAGACTTCATTTAGACAAATCGTTTCCCAGCATTGGAAAAGCTTATTAACGTGTGTGGGCGTGGTGATTTCAACCAACGTAACCTATTACATGCTGCTGACGTATATGCCGAGTTATTTGTCCCATAACCTGCATTACTCTGAAGACCATGGGGTGCTTATCATCATCGCTATCATGATTGGTATGCTGTTTGTGCAGCCAGTAATGGGGTTAATGAGCGACCGTTTTGGCCGTAAGCCTTTTATCATTTTCGGTAGCGTTGGATTACTGCTGTTGGCAATTCCATGCTTCAAACTGATTAACAGCGATGTCATTGGGTTAATCTTCTTAGGTTTGCTTATCCTTGCCGTATTACTCAATGCCTTCACCGGCGTTATGGCATCGACGCTACCGGCCATGTTCCCAACGCATATCCGTTACAGCGCTTTGGCAATCTCTTTCAACATCTCAGTCTTGGTGGCAGGTTTAACGCCAACAATCGCTGCGTGGTTAGTTGAGACGACAAATAATCTGTATATGCCAGCGTATTACCTCATGGTTGTCGCATTGATAGGCTTGGCTACGGGTATCTTTATGAAAGAAACCGCAAACAAGCCACTGCGTGGTGCAACGCCAGCGGCATCAGACCGTGCTGAAGCCAAAGAGTTGTTACAAGAAACGTATGACAACATTGAGCAGAAGGTGGAAGATATTAACGAGCAGATTGGGGAGTTGGAACGTCAAAAACAACGCCTTATCGATCAGCATCCGAAATTAGACTAA
- a CDS encoding YjcB family protein, giving the protein MGTVMTGLIVARWEIMSTFMMFIASSLNVKFRKKGHRIIAFAFSGIGFATACWLVLTLSGNTINTAGMSHFWAVAKDVFVDVMSQPSAYSMM; this is encoded by the coding sequence ATGGGTACTGTTATGACCGGGCTGATCGTAGCCCGCTGGGAAATCATGAGCACTTTTATGATGTTTATTGCCAGCTCACTGAATGTGAAATTCCGCAAAAAGGGCCATCGCATTATCGCCTTTGCATTCAGCGGTATTGGTTTTGCCACCGCATGCTGGCTAGTTTTGACGTTATCTGGCAACACCATTAACACAGCCGGTATGAGCCATTTTTGGGCAGTTGCAAAAGATGTTTTCGTCGATGTAATGAGTCAGCCGTCTGCCTATAGCATGATGTAA
- a CDS encoding formate/nitrite transporter family protein, giving the protein MNDEPKQDEIVDEKPADDLKVDNEEEKQGKPINTDEERLPSRAAAVHEIIRQEGTKELERDVWALLWSAVAAGLSMGASLMAKGIFHVKLDGVPGAFLLENFGYTFGFIIVIMARQQLFTENTLTAVLPVMNKPNKTNLILLMRLWGLVLLGNLVGTGLVAYIFWHLPVFDVETRKAFVTISQQVMSNSPTEMFANAVISGWIIASMVWMFPSAGAAKIWVIIIMTYLVAIGDLTHIVVGSVEILYLVFSGHLHWHAFLYPFALPTLAGNIIGGTFIFALISHAQIRNELDKSMKKNGGR; this is encoded by the coding sequence ATGAATGATGAGCCAAAACAAGATGAGATTGTCGATGAGAAACCCGCTGATGATTTAAAGGTCGATAACGAAGAAGAGAAGCAAGGGAAGCCGATTAATACTGATGAAGAGCGGCTACCGTCTCGTGCCGCTGCGGTTCACGAAATTATTCGCCAAGAAGGCACTAAGGAACTGGAGCGTGATGTTTGGGCGCTTCTGTGGTCGGCGGTGGCAGCGGGACTCTCGATGGGGGCTTCGCTGATGGCCAAGGGCATTTTCCATGTGAAACTTGATGGTGTTCCCGGAGCCTTTTTACTTGAGAACTTTGGTTATACCTTTGGGTTTATCATTGTCATCATGGCGCGCCAGCAACTGTTTACCGAGAATACGTTAACGGCAGTGCTCCCCGTCATGAATAAACCTAACAAAACCAATCTTATTTTGTTGATGCGGCTATGGGGATTAGTTCTCCTCGGTAATCTGGTCGGTACTGGATTGGTGGCCTATATTTTTTGGCATTTGCCGGTATTCGATGTGGAAACGCGTAAAGCATTTGTAACCATTAGTCAGCAAGTAATGAGTAATTCACCAACGGAGATGTTCGCCAACGCGGTTATCTCGGGTTGGATTATTGCCTCAATGGTATGGATGTTCCCATCAGCGGGAGCAGCCAAGATATGGGTGATTATTATCATGACATATCTGGTGGCGATAGGTGATTTAACACATATTGTGGTTGGGTCAGTTGAAATTCTTTATCTGGTGTTCTCGGGACACCTACATTGGCATGCGTTTTTATACCCGTTTGCTTTACCCACGTTGGCCGGAAATATTATTGGTGGAACTTTCATCTTTGCGTTAATCAGCCATGCGCAGATACGTAATGAACTGGATAAATCGATGAAGAAAAACGGTGGACGATAA
- a CDS encoding MarC family NAAT transporter has product MVELFKAIGLGLVVLLPLANPLTTVALFLGLAGNMNREERNRQSLMASVYVFAIMVVAFYAGQLVMNTFGISIPGLRIAGGLIVAFIGFRMLFPQQKMEDRPEVESKTEELVKHPTANIAFVPLAMPSTAGPGTIAMIISSASTIKHGADFPEWVLLVAPVLVFLSVSVILWGCLRSSGAIMKLVGKGGIDAISRLMGFLLVCMGVQFIINGILEIVTTFHAMS; this is encoded by the coding sequence ATGGTTGAATTATTTAAAGCAATTGGGCTAGGGCTCGTGGTCTTGTTACCGCTGGCTAACCCGCTAACAACGGTCGCGTTATTTCTTGGCTTAGCCGGAAATATGAATCGCGAGGAGAGAAATCGCCAGTCGCTAATGGCTTCAGTCTATGTATTTGCGATCATGGTGGTGGCCTTCTACGCCGGTCAGTTAGTCATGAACACCTTCGGGATCTCTATTCCTGGCCTGCGTATCGCGGGTGGACTAATCGTGGCATTTATTGGTTTTAGGATGCTGTTTCCTCAGCAGAAAATGGAGGATCGGCCCGAGGTTGAAAGCAAAACTGAAGAGCTGGTGAAGCACCCAACGGCTAATATTGCCTTTGTTCCGTTAGCGATGCCAAGCACTGCGGGTCCAGGGACTATCGCGATGATCATCAGTTCTGCGTCCACCATCAAGCACGGTGCTGATTTCCCAGAGTGGGTATTATTGGTTGCACCGGTATTGGTATTTTTATCCGTCAGCGTCATTTTATGGGGGTGCTTGCGTAGCTCGGGCGCCATTATGAAGCTGGTTGGAAAGGGCGGCATTGACGCTATTTCCCGTCTGATGGGATTTTTATTAGTCTGCATGGGCGTTCAGTTTATCATTAACGGTATTTTAGAGATCGTGACAACATTTCACGCGATGAGCTAA
- a CDS encoding DoxX family protein: MSDGMKDSLILLSRILLMLLFIIFGWWKLAHFELAVSAMQGYGAPLPYVSAIIAVVIEFFFGLAIILGLWTRPIAAVFALYVLGTSIIGHPFWKLSGMDMVLNEINFYKNISIIGGLLLLIVTGAGRYSLDYRLSKKL; the protein is encoded by the coding sequence ATGAGCGACGGTATGAAAGATTCTCTTATTCTTCTTTCCAGAATACTGCTGATGCTGCTGTTTATTATCTTTGGCTGGTGGAAATTAGCTCATTTTGAGCTAGCTGTTTCTGCCATGCAGGGATATGGCGCACCGTTACCGTATGTTTCTGCCATTATTGCCGTTGTTATTGAGTTCTTCTTCGGCTTGGCGATTATTCTGGGGCTTTGGACTCGCCCGATCGCCGCAGTTTTTGCACTCTATGTTTTAGGAACTTCAATTATTGGTCACCCATTCTGGAAACTGAGCGGGATGGATATGGTACTTAACGAGATCAACTTCTATAAAAACATCAGTATTATTGGCGGGCTTTTATTGTTGATAGTGACAGGTGCTGGACGCTATTCCCTTGATTATCGTTTGAGCAAAAAATTGTAA
- a CDS encoding DUF523 domain-containing protein: protein MTNHTKILVSSCLMGFPVRYNGSAKPFMPPSLLRWQEEGRLILCCPEISAGFPTPRLSAEIRVTSQGERTVVESDSHDVTSGYLAGAYIALQLALKHQCRFALLTDGSPSCGSSQIYDGSFSGTRIAGMGVTASLLRENGIAVFGESEFSSLEQAIHSLDMKTAF, encoded by the coding sequence ATGACAAACCACACAAAAATATTAGTGAGCAGCTGCCTAATGGGCTTTCCAGTTCGCTATAACGGCAGTGCCAAACCGTTTATGCCTCCGTCATTACTACGCTGGCAGGAAGAAGGACGACTTATTCTCTGCTGTCCAGAGATCAGCGCTGGTTTTCCAACTCCGCGCCTAAGCGCGGAAATACGCGTCACGTCACAGGGAGAGCGCACGGTGGTTGAATCCGATAGTCACGATGTGACATCCGGCTATCTGGCAGGCGCTTATATTGCTCTACAGCTGGCCCTTAAACATCAATGCCGCTTTGCATTGCTAACTGATGGCAGTCCCTCATGTGGCAGTTCACAGATTTATGATGGGAGTTTCAGTGGTACACGGATCGCGGGAATGGGAGTCACGGCTTCCCTGCTACGTGAAAATGGTATAGCTGTTTTTGGTGAATCCGAATTCTCATCCCTAGAGCAGGCAATCCATTCCTTGGATATGAAAACGGCCTTCTAA
- a CDS encoding glycerophosphodiester phosphodiesterase family protein: MHKQIIGAALLLCTATLAHADPSIIAHRGGTGDAPENTIVAISQSLKNNADAIWITVQMSKDGVLVLYRPSDLNSLTNLQGSVSSFTAAQLSKADAGYLFDKPTYPFRHKGIGIPTLEQVLKKWPQTFFYIDIKSPDADPDRLAQALAAVLQNTNSLSRTRVYSTDEKYIDALPNDIARFVSRDKTRTILANVTMSHHCEIDKNVTQERWYGLELKRDVEVVEKYTLGEGRSKSQLEWDEEAMKCFRSAGGAHIIFFGINTLDDYRKAVQLGADGVLVNSPAYFNKIKKN, from the coding sequence ATGCATAAACAAATAATTGGCGCTGCACTACTGCTATGCACGGCCACACTCGCTCACGCAGATCCTAGCATTATCGCGCATCGAGGCGGAACCGGAGACGCGCCAGAAAATACGATCGTCGCCATTAGCCAATCATTAAAAAACAACGCTGACGCCATTTGGATCACCGTTCAGATGAGCAAGGATGGGGTTCTTGTGCTTTACAGGCCGTCAGATCTCAACAGCCTGACAAATTTACAAGGTTCCGTCTCATCATTCACGGCAGCTCAGCTCAGCAAAGCTGATGCAGGCTACTTATTTGATAAACCCACCTACCCGTTTCGTCACAAAGGAATTGGAATACCGACGTTAGAACAGGTGTTAAAGAAATGGCCGCAAACATTTTTCTATATCGATATTAAATCCCCAGATGCAGACCCAGACAGGCTTGCTCAAGCTCTCGCTGCTGTTTTACAGAACACGAATAGCCTAAGCCGCACCAGAGTCTATTCCACGGATGAAAAATATATTGATGCACTACCAAATGATATCGCTAGATTCGTCAGCCGAGATAAAACGCGCACGATACTTGCGAACGTGACCATGAGCCACCACTGTGAAATCGATAAAAACGTGACTCAAGAGCGCTGGTATGGGCTTGAATTAAAACGCGATGTTGAAGTGGTTGAAAAGTATACCCTTGGAGAAGGACGTTCCAAATCGCAGCTAGAGTGGGATGAAGAGGCAATGAAATGTTTTCGTAGCGCAGGAGGGGCTCATATTATCTTCTTCGGTATAAATACACTGGATGACTATCGTAAGGCCGTACAATTAGGTGCTGATGGGGTTTTAGTTAACTCCCCTGCATACTTCAATAAAATCAAAAAAAATTAA
- a CDS encoding ABC transporter substrate-binding protein: MNLSFPKFNRAMVTGVSLLLVSFSSLADRTITDQLGRQVTIPDHVNRVVVLQHQTLNLLVQLDATDDVVGILSSWKKQLGPEFARFSSRLSTLPMPGDLTQVNIESLLAERPQVVFVANYAPLEMINQIEKAGIPVVAVSLRRDSQGEQDKLNPKMGNEEQSYNLGLQDGIRLIAKVVNREPQGEALIDYTFAQREKVAQRLKDIPQSQRVRVYMANPDLTTYGSGKYTGLMMQHAGAMNVAAASIKGYKQVSIEQVLAWNPQVIFVQDRYPDEINKIRHDPAWQGIDAVKNQRVYLMPEYAKAWGYPMPEALAIGELWMAKKLYPARFNDIDINKAANDYYQRFYRTSWVSEPHASVE, encoded by the coding sequence ATGAATCTCTCATTTCCTAAATTTAACCGTGCGATGGTCACTGGCGTATCGTTGCTGCTTGTTTCTTTTTCATCCTTGGCTGACCGCACCATTACCGATCAATTAGGTCGTCAGGTAACGATTCCCGATCACGTTAATCGGGTGGTCGTTCTGCAACACCAAACGCTTAACTTATTGGTTCAGCTTGATGCCACTGACGATGTGGTGGGGATTTTATCGAGCTGGAAAAAACAGCTTGGCCCAGAATTTGCGCGTTTTTCCTCTCGACTATCCACGTTGCCAATGCCAGGCGATCTGACTCAGGTCAATATTGAAAGCCTACTGGCGGAACGCCCTCAGGTTGTTTTCGTGGCTAACTATGCACCGCTGGAAATGATCAACCAGATTGAGAAAGCGGGAATACCGGTGGTGGCGGTTTCTTTACGACGTGATTCGCAAGGTGAGCAGGATAAACTGAATCCTAAGATGGGGAATGAAGAACAGTCTTATAATTTGGGGCTTCAGGACGGTATTCGTCTTATCGCAAAAGTGGTTAATCGGGAGCCGCAGGGTGAGGCATTGATTGATTACACGTTCGCTCAGCGTGAAAAAGTGGCTCAGCGCTTGAAGGATATACCTCAAAGCCAGCGGGTGCGTGTCTATATGGCAAACCCTGATTTAACCACCTATGGTTCAGGAAAATACACCGGCTTAATGATGCAACATGCAGGCGCGATGAACGTTGCGGCAGCCAGCATCAAGGGCTATAAGCAGGTTTCGATTGAACAGGTTTTGGCTTGGAACCCGCAGGTTATCTTTGTGCAGGATCGCTATCCTGACGAGATTAATAAGATCCGCCACGATCCGGCATGGCAGGGTATTGATGCGGTAAAAAATCAGCGCGTATATCTGATGCCCGAGTATGCCAAAGCGTGGGGATATCCGATGCCTGAAGCGCTAGCCATCGGGGAACTTTGGATGGCTAAGAAACTCTATCCAGCTCGTTTTAACGATATTGATATCAATAAAGCCGCGAACGATTATTACCAACGTTTTTACCGCACTTCGTGGGTTTCTGAACCGCATGCTTCCGTTGAATAA